A stretch of the Nothobranchius furzeri strain GRZ-AD chromosome 5, NfurGRZ-RIMD1, whole genome shotgun sequence genome encodes the following:
- the ccdc137 gene encoding coiled-coil domain-containing protein 137: protein MGKSRKNQSNKPEKRVERGGLKQSKQTLKRDENPKKVKPEDHLKHIPFRLREIIKSKDKVKKGSFGVKKLKTATTRHNKQDGLLNGDIPVPYFKRQRGESECAYIKRMESETKHVLFLTKNQVDRNPELGAGKQELPAGKGKSEKKREHDKLRLNRLQQKKLDRQEAKMEKEMFLDNVPFGEVTMAPPSLSIKPIKAQTNYKKASKELLLNSLLGHSVASKGKPSMARQRLIEEERQRVVETYRQLKKQKQKQRIWE, encoded by the exons ATGGGGAAGAGCAGGAAAAATCAATCAAACAAACCAGAAAAACGAGTGGAAAGGGGAGGACTGAAACAGAG TAAACAGACCCTAAAAAGAGACGAAAATCCCAAGAAAGTCAAACCGGAGGACCATCTTAAACACATCCCCTTCAGGCTTCGAGAGATCATAAAGAGCAAAGACAAAGTGAAAAAAGGCTCATTTGGAGTCAAAAAGCTCAAAACTG CCACCACCCGTCACAATAAACAAGATGGGCTACTGAATGGAGACATACCTGTCCCTTACTTCAAGAGACAGAGGGGTGAAAGTGAATGTGCTTACATTAAACGCATGGAGTCCGAGACAAAACACGTCCTCTTCCTCACCAAGAACCAAGTGGACAGAAATCCTGAGCTCGGTGCAGGCAAGCAGGAGCTGCCTGCTGGAAAGGGCAAGTCTGAGAAGAAGAGAGA GCATGATAAACTGCGACTGAACAGGCTGCAGCAGAAAAAGCTCGACAGACAGGAAGCCAAAATGGAGAAAGAGATGTTTTTAG ATAATGTTCCCTTTGGTGAAGTGACTATGGCTCCTCCATCGCTAAGTATCAAACCTATAAAAGCTCAAACCAATTATAAG AAGGCGTCAAAGGAGCTTCTGCTTAACTCTCTACTGGGTCACTCTGTAGCCTCCAAAGGTAAACCATCCATGGCCAGACAGAGGCTCATAGAAGAAGAAAGGCAACGTGTGGTCGAGACCTACCGCCAGCTGAAGAAACAGAAGCAAAAGCAGAGAATCTGGGAATAA